In one Halosolutus amylolyticus genomic region, the following are encoded:
- a CDS encoding MOSC domain-containing protein has protein sequence MDARGTVEGIYVAPDSGEPMRERDSVEAVAGRGLRGDRYFREQGLYDRREDLPEATDVTLVEREALDAAARDDGTELRPRETRRNVLTRDVPLNHLVDREFRVGDATLVGVRLCEPCSYMESLAETDGAVAALVHRGGLNANVVDSGTISIGDGVEF, from the coding sequence ATGGACGCTCGAGGAACCGTCGAGGGGATCTACGTTGCGCCGGATTCGGGCGAGCCGATGCGGGAACGCGATTCCGTCGAAGCGGTCGCCGGTCGTGGACTCCGCGGCGATCGGTACTTCCGCGAGCAGGGGCTGTACGACCGCCGTGAGGACCTGCCGGAGGCGACCGACGTCACGCTCGTCGAACGGGAAGCGCTCGACGCGGCGGCCCGCGACGACGGGACGGAGCTTCGGCCGCGCGAAACGCGACGGAACGTCCTGACGCGGGACGTTCCGCTGAATCACCTGGTCGATCGGGAGTTCCGGGTCGGGGACGCGACGCTCGTCGGCGTCCGGCTCTGTGAACCCTGCAGCTACATGGAGTCGCTCGCCGAAACGGACGGCGCGGTCGCCGCACTGGTCCACCGCGGCGGGCTGAACGCGAACGTCGTCGACTCGGGGACGATCTCGATCGGCGACGGCGTCGAGTTTTGA
- a CDS encoding DUF5812 family protein yields MSEKTGTFVVTHAESESAVVRDVETAQVHTLATNPGLDVHDVLEGTVAPDPPLEVTWQVVEVEDRRSIDLVDSDMEPTTREKSLADEADVGDLVTEERAGTGEIHVLRLPDDEVEAAAQDVLDDEETIARAARLEAVRVEVRRSIDDGVVSVRYLPD; encoded by the coding sequence ATGAGCGAAAAGACGGGCACGTTCGTCGTCACCCACGCCGAGTCGGAGTCGGCCGTGGTCCGCGACGTCGAGACCGCACAGGTGCACACGCTCGCGACGAATCCCGGCCTCGACGTTCACGACGTCCTCGAGGGAACCGTCGCGCCGGATCCGCCGCTGGAGGTCACGTGGCAAGTGGTCGAGGTCGAGGACCGGCGATCGATCGACCTGGTCGATAGCGACATGGAGCCGACGACACGGGAGAAGTCCCTCGCGGACGAGGCCGACGTCGGCGACCTCGTCACCGAAGAGCGGGCCGGAACCGGGGAGATTCACGTCCTCCGTCTCCCGGACGATGAGGTGGAGGCCGCCGCCCAGGACGTCCTCGACGACGAGGAGACGATCGCACGCGCGGCACGGCTCGAGGCGGTTCGCGTCGAGGTGCGCCGATCGATCGACGACGGCGTGGTGAGCGTGCGGTACCTGCCGGATTGA
- a CDS encoding CPBP family intramembrane glutamic endopeptidase: MNETARADDAGPYASGAAPAVGTVLAAVTVAAMAVPVRRGVDDPIVWTGAAFALAAVLAFLGSRHGRIDRQLAGSIAAASSFAVVLLSGYALNQGVSVPVTLPAIGWSISLLFTAFLTAGVATGIGVADYFGIGGRGLKARGLQVTLLLVVGLSGLIAAQVATILLALPVFAVVEPPLSQLQAVVLSQFGMAFGTAAVAVGYLAVRQFDRSYIDLKLPTKRDAAWTIGGVLVLFGVLFSISLLFQSTGVESADHSTAQQAQENPEIMLVLVPAAILIIGPFEELLYRNVIQKSLYESFSRVGAVVVASVIFAFVHVLAYGTAGPGQIIASLTVIFGLSIVLGTIYERTENLLVPALVHGVYNAILFANLYFTYA, translated from the coding sequence ATGAACGAAACCGCACGGGCCGACGACGCCGGCCCGTACGCTTCCGGGGCCGCACCCGCCGTCGGGACCGTTCTCGCCGCCGTGACGGTCGCCGCGATGGCCGTCCCCGTTCGCCGCGGCGTCGACGATCCCATCGTCTGGACCGGTGCCGCCTTCGCGCTGGCGGCGGTCCTCGCCTTTCTCGGCAGTCGACACGGTCGGATCGATCGCCAGCTCGCCGGCTCGATCGCGGCCGCGTCGAGTTTCGCCGTCGTCTTGCTCTCGGGCTACGCGCTGAACCAGGGCGTGTCCGTTCCGGTGACGCTCCCGGCGATCGGGTGGTCGATCTCGCTGTTGTTCACGGCCTTCCTCACGGCGGGGGTCGCCACGGGGATCGGCGTCGCCGACTACTTCGGGATCGGCGGCCGGGGGCTCAAGGCCCGCGGGCTCCAGGTCACGCTGTTGCTCGTCGTCGGTCTCTCGGGGCTGATCGCGGCGCAGGTCGCGACGATCCTGCTCGCGCTCCCCGTCTTCGCCGTCGTCGAACCACCCCTCTCACAGCTTCAGGCCGTCGTACTCAGCCAGTTCGGCATGGCGTTCGGAACGGCCGCCGTCGCGGTCGGCTACCTCGCGGTCCGCCAGTTCGATCGGTCGTACATCGACCTGAAACTGCCGACGAAGCGTGATGCCGCCTGGACGATCGGTGGAGTCCTCGTTCTGTTCGGTGTGCTGTTTTCGATCTCGCTCCTGTTCCAGTCGACGGGAGTCGAGAGCGCCGACCACTCGACGGCCCAGCAGGCCCAGGAGAACCCCGAGATCATGCTGGTGCTGGTCCCCGCCGCGATCCTGATCATCGGGCCCTTCGAGGAACTGCTCTACCGGAACGTTATCCAGAAATCGCTGTACGAGAGCTTCTCGCGCGTCGGAGCGGTCGTCGTCGCCAGCGTGATCTTCGCGTTCGTCCACGTGCTGGCCTACGGCACCGCCGGCCCGGGACAGATCATCGCCAGCCTGACCGTGATCTTCGGGCTCTCGATCGTCCTGGGGACGATCTACGAACGCACCGAAAATCTCCTCGTGCCGGCGCTCGTCCACGGCGTGTACAACGCGATCCTATTCGCGAACCTGTACTTCACCTACGCCTGA
- the secF gene encoding protein translocase subunit SecF — translation MGYFDVPEIDYTRYSNRQLAAVPLAVLFVAIAVIGGWYLFTGAPANYGIEFAGGTEMTVETSTPGSEIPAAFDEDPSSVQQTADDRYIVQFTETDQGALRSQAEENLEPTDSGDDVVQSLSGVSESFGDQLRTTALFGVAIAFVGMSVLAFLLFRTFVPSIAIVLSAFSDLVIPLAFMNLVGIELTLGTVAGLLLLIGYSVDSDILLNNHILRRSGDFYESTHRAMRTGVVMTVTSMAAMLVMAVVSYALGIGLLASIGIILFVGLAADLMNTYMLNLSLLRWYKFEGVRR, via the coding sequence ATGGGGTATTTCGACGTACCGGAGATCGACTACACCCGGTACAGTAACCGGCAACTCGCGGCGGTGCCGCTCGCTGTGCTGTTCGTCGCGATCGCCGTGATCGGCGGCTGGTACCTGTTCACCGGTGCACCGGCCAACTACGGGATCGAGTTCGCCGGCGGCACCGAGATGACCGTCGAGACGTCGACGCCGGGAAGCGAGATTCCGGCCGCGTTCGACGAGGACCCGTCGTCCGTCCAGCAAACGGCGGACGATCGGTACATCGTCCAGTTCACCGAAACCGACCAGGGCGCGTTACGATCGCAGGCCGAAGAGAACCTCGAACCGACGGACTCAGGCGACGACGTGGTCCAGTCGCTGTCGGGCGTCTCCGAGAGCTTCGGGGACCAGCTCAGGACGACGGCGCTGTTCGGGGTCGCGATCGCGTTCGTCGGAATGAGCGTGCTCGCGTTCTTGCTGTTCAGGACGTTCGTCCCCTCGATCGCGATCGTCCTCTCGGCGTTCTCGGATCTCGTGATCCCGCTGGCGTTCATGAATCTCGTCGGGATCGAACTCACGCTCGGTACCGTCGCCGGACTCCTGTTGCTGATCGGGTACTCCGTCGACTCGGACATCCTGCTGAACAACCACATCCTCCGACGGAGCGGTGACTTCTACGAGAGCACCCACCGGGCGATGCGGACCGGCGTCGTGATGACGGTGACGTCGATGGCGGCGATGCTCGTCATGGCGGTCGTCTCGTACGCGCTCGGGATCGGGCTGCTCGCGTCGATCGGGATCATCCTCTTCGTCGGACTCGCGGCCGACCTGATGAACACCTACATGCTCAACCTGAGTCTCCTTCGCTGGTACAAGTTCGAGGGGGTGCGACGATGA
- a CDS encoding glucose-6-phosphate isomerase — translation MDVDIGNALASVASPGVSREALDRLDEQVADAHERIEQGMANADHGYEALNLPERTDPDAIRATVDPLTDAGALVTIGIGGSSLGAATIVDALSSDTETVFLDNVDPEWVTAHLDRLPLEDTAINVVSRSGTTAETLANFLVAREAFESAGVDWTERTIVTTGESGPLRDLADRHDLPSLKVPDGVPGRFSALSAVGMVAAAVCDHDLDALLEGAAAEAETLTGSLYECPAYAYGATTYALDARGAGMNAMVPYAESLETYSEWFAQLWAESLGKDDLGQTPLRALGVTDQHSQLQLYRAGPRDKVVTFVRPTETADRSIPETEVDDLAYLGDASLGDLLAAEFEATEASLAAAGRPNVRVEIDRVDEYELGGLLYGMEAACVLAGELYGVNTFEQPAVEWAKKATRGLLGGGEFAEADAVAEKTELRVEQ, via the coding sequence ATGGACGTCGACATCGGAAACGCGCTCGCGTCGGTCGCCTCACCGGGCGTCTCCCGGGAGGCCCTCGATCGGCTGGACGAGCAGGTCGCGGACGCACACGAACGGATCGAGCAGGGGATGGCGAACGCGGATCACGGCTACGAGGCGCTCAACCTCCCGGAGCGGACCGACCCGGACGCGATCCGCGCGACCGTCGACCCCCTCACCGACGCCGGCGCGCTGGTCACGATCGGCATCGGCGGGAGTTCGCTCGGGGCGGCGACGATCGTCGACGCGCTCAGTTCCGACACCGAGACCGTCTTCCTCGACAACGTCGACCCCGAGTGGGTCACCGCGCACCTCGATCGACTCCCGCTCGAGGACACGGCGATCAACGTGGTCTCTCGATCGGGAACGACGGCGGAGACGCTCGCGAACTTCCTCGTCGCCCGCGAGGCGTTCGAGTCGGCCGGCGTCGACTGGACCGAGCGAACGATCGTGACGACCGGCGAGTCGGGGCCGCTTCGCGACCTCGCCGATCGGCACGACCTGCCGTCGCTGAAGGTTCCGGACGGCGTTCCCGGCCGGTTTTCGGCACTCTCGGCGGTCGGGATGGTCGCCGCGGCGGTCTGCGACCACGATCTCGATGCCCTGCTCGAGGGGGCCGCCGCCGAGGCCGAGACGCTCACCGGGTCGCTCTACGAGTGTCCCGCCTACGCCTACGGCGCGACGACCTACGCGCTCGACGCTCGCGGGGCCGGGATGAACGCGATGGTGCCCTACGCCGAGTCGCTCGAGACCTACTCGGAGTGGTTCGCCCAGCTGTGGGCCGAGAGCCTCGGGAAGGACGACCTCGGCCAGACGCCGCTTCGCGCACTCGGCGTGACGGACCAGCACTCGCAACTCCAGCTCTACCGCGCGGGCCCGCGAGACAAGGTCGTCACGTTCGTCAGACCCACCGAAACCGCGGACCGATCGATCCCCGAAACCGAGGTCGACGACCTCGCCTACCTCGGCGACGCCTCGCTCGGCGACCTCCTCGCGGCGGAGTTCGAGGCGACCGAGGCGAGCCTCGCCGCCGCCGGCCGGCCGAACGTCCGCGTCGAGATCGATCGGGTCGACGAGTACGAACTCGGCGGCCTGCTGTACGGGATGGAAGCCGCGTGCGTGCTCGCGGGCGAACTCTACGGCGTGAACACGTTCGAACAGCCGGCCGTCGAGTGGGCGAAGAAGGCCACGCGAGGGCTGCTCGGCGGGGGCGAGTTCGCGGAAGCCGACGCGGTCGCCGAGAAGACGGAACTCCGGGTCGAGCAGTGA